Genomic segment of Paenibacillus polymyxa:
CGCCGGAGTCATAGATTATGGAACTATTGGCGAGCTTGGCAGTGCGGAGATTCAAGAAATTGCTAAAGCAGGGGGAGGGTTTAGCCAAATCGTAGGGACAAAACAGTTGGCGCAGACCATGCAGATGATGACGCGCAAAACGGTGGTTCAAACCATTCAGCAGGCGGTTAATAGAGAGTTAACGCACATTCTGGGTGAGGGTGGCGCCAAACATATCGGTGAACTTCCTCCGGCCAAACGAGCCCAAGTGGTTGAGGTGATGGATGAACTGACAGAAACAAGCACCCTGGAGATTGCTTTGCTCATTGATGCAAGTGCGAGCATGAAGCCCAAGCTGCCTGCTGTAGAGGACAGCATCCGCGATTTGCTGCTCAGTTTACAGTCCAGAAGCGGACACAGCCGTATATCTGTATTTCATTTTCCGGGCGGCAAAATGGGAGAAGACGCAGTCATGGATATCGGTTGGACCTCTGAGCTTAACCAGATCAAATCGATATTTGGACGCTTGCGGATGAAAGGGGCAACACCGACAGGTCCTGCCATTTTACAAGTGATTGATTATTACCGATATGTTACACTAGGAGAACAGAAAGAT
This window contains:
- a CDS encoding VWA domain-containing protein, with amino-acid sequence MKQILIITDGCSNVGVSPVMAAAQALREGITVNVAGVIDYGTIGELGSAEIQEIAKAGGGFSQIVGTKQLAQTMQMMTRKTVVQTIQQAVNRELTHILGEGGAKHIGELPPAKRAQVVEVMDELTETSTLEIALLIDASASMKPKLPAVEDSIRDLLLSLQSRSGHSRISVFHFPGGKMGEDAVMDIGWTSELNQIKSIFGRLRMKGATPTGPAILQVIDYYRYVTLGEQKDLEESYGKGEGMLGDYVV